One Arthrobacter sp. StoSoilB19 DNA window includes the following coding sequences:
- a CDS encoding sugar phosphate isomerase/epimerase — translation MKLGYCSITWGGVVGHPQGVTSVKDLFYMTHGSMRDAVQDIASVGYQGVEMFDGNLAEYADKPEELKEILGTAGVELTSVYTGANFIYADILPDELHRIRRAAELAANFGAERLVVGGGARRAAGTTDEDYRRLGDALDQVTDIAESFGLSASYHPHLSTIVESPDELERLMPLTRIGFCPDTAHLAAGGADPAAIIRKYPDRIRHVHLKDFQQDPFNFLPLGQGELDFPDIIAAIRESGYDSWLMVELDNYDGDPREAAVLSKKYLDKLLTH, via the coding sequence ATGAAACTCGGTTACTGTTCCATCACCTGGGGCGGCGTGGTCGGCCATCCGCAAGGCGTGACGAGCGTGAAGGACCTCTTCTACATGACCCATGGGTCCATGCGGGACGCCGTCCAGGACATCGCATCCGTCGGATACCAGGGCGTCGAGATGTTCGACGGCAACCTGGCCGAATACGCCGACAAGCCCGAAGAGCTCAAGGAAATCCTGGGTACTGCCGGAGTCGAACTAACAAGCGTCTATACCGGGGCGAACTTCATTTACGCCGACATACTTCCCGACGAGCTGCACCGGATCCGGCGTGCCGCCGAGCTGGCTGCCAACTTCGGAGCGGAACGGCTCGTCGTAGGAGGCGGGGCACGCCGCGCGGCCGGCACCACCGACGAAGACTACCGCCGGCTCGGCGACGCGCTGGACCAGGTAACGGACATCGCCGAAAGCTTCGGGCTGTCGGCAAGCTACCACCCGCACCTGAGCACCATCGTCGAGAGCCCGGACGAGCTGGAGAGGCTGATGCCGCTCACCCGGATCGGCTTCTGCCCGGACACGGCCCATCTTGCTGCCGGCGGGGCCGACCCAGCCGCCATCATCCGCAAATACCCGGACCGTATCCGGCACGTCCACCTCAAAGACTTCCAGCAGGACCCCTTCAACTTCCTCCCCCTGGGGCAGGGCGAGCTGGACTTCCCGGACATCATCGCCGCAATCCGGGAAAGCGGGTATGACAGCTGGCTCATGGTTGAGCTCGACAACTACGACGGCGACCCCCGGGAAGCAGCAGTCCTCAGCAAGAAGTACCTCGACAAGCTCCTCACTCACTAA
- a CDS encoding Gfo/Idh/MocA family oxidoreductase codes for MQHLNVGLIGGGFMGKAHSLAYAAMPMFFWPAPALPVRKVIAEANPDLAAEAARRFGFENSTSDWRSIIDDPDIHVVDIATPNHLHAEIAIAAAEAGKHIICEKPLARTGEESKAMYDAVKDKNIVHMVAFNYRRTPAVALAKKYIEEGAIGQVLNFRGTYLQDWSADPNSPLSWRFQKSIAGSGALGDIATHVIDMARYLVGEFSAVNALLSTWIPERPLQTGGADALGTVRGGEGPRGPVDVDDEVMTMIRFANGAVGSVEATRNAHGRNNYITFEIHGTEGSIVFNYERRDELQVCFASDPGDRRGFRTVYTGPAHPYGEGLWPIPALGIGYGETKIIEAHDFFKAIAEGGSVSPSFADGYQVALIDDAIVESAAKEAWVEVPQIDA; via the coding sequence ATGCAGCACCTCAACGTCGGCCTCATCGGAGGCGGCTTCATGGGCAAGGCCCATTCGCTCGCTTACGCCGCCATGCCCATGTTCTTCTGGCCTGCACCGGCACTGCCCGTCCGCAAAGTCATTGCGGAAGCCAACCCGGATCTCGCAGCGGAGGCGGCCCGCCGCTTCGGGTTCGAGAACTCCACCTCGGACTGGCGCAGCATCATCGACGATCCGGACATCCACGTGGTGGACATTGCAACGCCCAACCACCTCCACGCCGAGATTGCCATTGCCGCGGCCGAAGCCGGCAAGCACATCATCTGCGAAAAGCCCCTGGCCCGTACGGGCGAAGAATCCAAGGCCATGTACGACGCGGTCAAGGACAAGAACATCGTCCACATGGTTGCCTTCAACTACCGCCGCACACCCGCCGTAGCGCTGGCGAAGAAATACATCGAAGAAGGCGCAATCGGGCAAGTCCTCAACTTCCGTGGGACCTACCTGCAGGACTGGAGCGCCGACCCCAACTCCCCGCTGTCCTGGCGCTTCCAGAAATCCATCGCAGGTTCCGGCGCCCTCGGCGACATCGCAACGCACGTCATTGACATGGCGCGCTACCTGGTCGGCGAATTCAGCGCCGTCAATGCCCTCCTGTCCACCTGGATCCCCGAGCGGCCGCTGCAAACCGGCGGCGCCGACGCGCTGGGCACCGTCCGCGGCGGAGAAGGCCCGCGCGGCCCGGTTGATGTGGACGACGAGGTCATGACCATGATCCGCTTCGCCAACGGCGCTGTGGGTTCGGTGGAAGCTACACGCAATGCCCACGGACGGAACAACTACATCACCTTCGAAATCCACGGGACCGAAGGAAGCATCGTGTTCAACTACGAGCGGCGGGATGAACTGCAGGTCTGCTTCGCATCCGACCCGGGTGACCGGCGGGGATTCCGCACCGTCTACACCGGGCCCGCACACCCCTACGGCGAAGGACTCTGGCCCATCCCTGCCCTCGGCATTGGATACGGCGAAACGAAGATCATCGAGGCGCACGACTTCTTCAAGGCCATTGCGGAAGGCGGCAGCGTCAGCCCGAGCTTCGCCGACGGCTACCAGGTGGCCCTCATCGATGACGCAATCGTCGAGTCTGCTGCAAAAGAAGCGTGGGTCGAGGTTCCGCAGATCGACGCATGA